One genomic region from Streptomyces venezuelae encodes:
- a CDS encoding DUF3631 domain-containing protein, giving the protein MDEDTPNTPSLPVEWPPTAIPGQPAAPAPTPDPEGVEVLDQLREAIRRYVVMPSDEALTATTLWAAATHLQTVWQHAPRLAVVGPAKRCGKSRLLEVLIEAVHEPLITVNASAAAIFRSIGDADPPTLLVDEVDTIFGSAKVAEKNEEMRGLLNAGHQRNRPTLRVSGPNHEVVKFPTFAMAALAGIGDLPDTIMDRSVVIRMRRRAETEKVSFWRYGRDDLAVRELRTRLAAWLASVREKALAMEPKLPVEDRAADTWAPLISVADLAGGHWPVLARTACTAMTDYESGRDEDGGLKIRILADIRRAFATEGDQPTIRTGRLLDILNQDQEAPWAEHSPNGLTPRGLQILLQDYGIKSANRRFPGGHQAKGFTRAQFTDAWTRYCPPEAAAAPADQPGA; this is encoded by the coding sequence ATGGACGAAGACACCCCGAACACGCCATCGCTTCCCGTCGAGTGGCCGCCGACGGCGATCCCCGGCCAGCCGGCCGCCCCCGCGCCCACCCCGGACCCCGAGGGCGTAGAGGTCCTCGACCAGCTCCGGGAGGCGATCCGGCGCTACGTCGTGATGCCGAGCGACGAAGCGCTGACCGCGACCACACTGTGGGCGGCGGCGACCCACCTGCAGACGGTGTGGCAGCACGCGCCGCGCCTCGCGGTGGTCGGGCCGGCCAAGCGGTGCGGGAAGTCGCGGCTGCTTGAGGTCCTGATCGAGGCCGTCCACGAGCCGCTGATCACGGTCAACGCCTCCGCCGCCGCGATCTTCCGGTCGATCGGCGACGCCGACCCGCCCACGCTCCTGGTCGACGAGGTCGACACGATCTTCGGCTCAGCGAAGGTCGCGGAGAAGAACGAGGAGATGCGCGGCCTGCTCAACGCCGGCCACCAGCGCAACCGGCCCACCCTGCGCGTCTCCGGCCCCAACCACGAGGTGGTCAAGTTCCCCACCTTCGCCATGGCTGCCCTCGCCGGCATCGGCGACCTCCCCGACACGATCATGGACCGGTCGGTCGTCATCCGCATGCGCCGCCGAGCCGAGACCGAGAAAGTCAGCTTCTGGCGCTACGGCCGCGACGACCTGGCGGTACGCGAGCTCCGCACCCGGCTGGCGGCCTGGCTGGCCTCCGTACGCGAGAAGGCCCTCGCCATGGAGCCGAAGCTGCCGGTCGAGGACCGTGCCGCCGACACCTGGGCGCCGCTGATCAGCGTCGCCGACCTCGCGGGCGGACACTGGCCCGTCCTGGCCCGCACCGCATGCACAGCGATGACGGACTACGAGTCCGGGCGCGACGAGGACGGCGGACTGAAGATCCGCATCCTCGCCGACATCCGCCGCGCCTTCGCCACCGAAGGCGACCAGCCGACGATCCGCACCGGCCGCCTCCTGGACATCCTCAACCAGGACCAGGAAGCGCCCTGGGCCGAGCACAGCCCCAACGGGCTCACCCCACGCGGCCTGCAGATCCTGCTCCAGGACTACGGCATCAAGTCGGCCAACCGCCGCTTCCCCGGCGGCCACCAGGCCAAGGGCTTCACCCGCGCCCAGTTCACCGACGCCTGG
- a CDS encoding helix-turn-helix domain-containing protein yields the protein MSDDDHQEAPEGVLLKGEENAAKRIKVERDKRGWSTTTLSERLNEAGYEMNPSGVWRIENGKRRINLDEAIGFAEVFGVSLSNLVGPPALAAAGRAMELIDTVVAASAAAQRAQHVYRRVNAELAAYLDEHPDIRREAEVMVSNAIAESTMKINQEEFGLPPKP from the coding sequence ATGTCCGACGACGATCACCAGGAAGCGCCGGAGGGTGTCCTGCTCAAGGGCGAGGAGAATGCCGCCAAGCGGATCAAGGTGGAGCGGGACAAGCGCGGCTGGAGCACCACCACGCTCTCCGAACGCCTCAATGAGGCGGGCTACGAGATGAACCCGTCGGGGGTGTGGCGCATCGAGAACGGCAAGCGCCGCATCAACCTCGACGAGGCGATCGGCTTCGCCGAGGTCTTCGGGGTGTCGCTGTCCAACCTCGTCGGCCCGCCGGCCCTGGCCGCCGCCGGCCGCGCCATGGAGCTGATCGACACCGTCGTGGCCGCCAGCGCGGCCGCCCAGCGCGCTCAGCACGTGTACCGCCGGGTCAACGCCGAACTGGCCGCCTACCTCGACGAGCACCCGGACATCCGCAGGGAGGCGGAGGTGATGGTCAGCAACGCCATCGCCGAGAGCACCATGAAGATCAATCAGGAGGAGTTCGGCCTGCCGCCCAAGCCGTAG